A part of Biomphalaria glabrata chromosome 3, xgBioGlab47.1, whole genome shotgun sequence genomic DNA contains:
- the LOC106065044 gene encoding actophorin-like — translation MASGVAVSDECIRVYDEIKMGHQWLYIIYRVSEDLRTIIVEEKAGHDKTYQDFVARLKQAEAKRQCRYAVFDVRFIQNDVPQERLAFFLWSPDMATIKQKMIYTSSKQALRNKMRGIHAEIQCTEDSDLTMSNVLERICSKYT, via the exons GCATCGGGTGTTGCTGTATCGGACGAATGTATCCGTGTTTACGATGAGATCAAGATGGGTCACCAGTGGCTGTACATTATATACAGGGTCAGCGAAGATCTCAGGACAATTATAGTGGAGGAAAAAGCTGGCCATG ATAAAACCTATCAGGATTTCGTAGCCAGATTAAAGCAGGCGGAAGCCAAACGACAATGTCGGTATGCAGTATTTGACGTCAGGTTCATCCAGAACGACGTACCACAGGAAAGGCTGGCTTTCTTTTTATG GAGTCCTGACATGGCCACCATCAAGCAAAAAATGATCTACACAAGCAGCAAGCAAGCGTTGCGTAACAAAATGAGAGGCATTCACGCAGAAATACAATGTACCGAAGACTCTGACCTGACCATGTCCAACGTCCTCGAGAGAATCTGCAGCAAATACACGTGA
- the LOC106065040 gene encoding molecular chaperone MKKS-like: MERMETSQVSTYKTSQQTVLKFYNLLKACAGPLGAFHMLRNGCGGHVTLTSTSSRLIPVMSLSRPELKLVASSVQSHLNQYGDCGLFMACSSLYLIKASLQLDIDVATLSSLYEVFVQTLDTYMTLPDSDLWIKADFTKLDVLIAYVRSVVRSKSFATLNDHECENISQLIVTAFVESIPLSHVVAQGPISNGVFVLGLEKRHIKESCLHHGLIIEYSELSSLKGIVQLSVKTAKDFGVAGDKTLMNVCIKVALVTCSLSGDLEEIIDAVYEVTQKNCDDLQNMIMGRMMAFSEELERLNVGLVLCQKVIHPELKTLFSSKGILYVERTGLQIIPYLQDLTGAEPIASFIQISGIRDKIGKVTTVEHLILAEKSFLLLTRTQSSVVTLVICEQWEERLSELKASVRTVLTGLHSLVKVQKLLPGGGCWQSHCAYQLKSKITTKMKEISKEVSCSNGQVLSALSVFLASLHNWVYAIHKDPVQLLVDPVSYHCWKLPETSLSPLSSDYTHCCCGMKSAPKSCMENFPIIPRHESASFQSVALDQPAEIINNSLHPKLVLDNYLASKEALLRSVFTAGLVLSIDTYIFEKY; the protein is encoded by the exons ATGGAGAGAATGGAGACATCACAAGTTTCAACATATAAAACCTCACAACAGACAGTACTTAAGTTTTATAATCTGCTGAAAGCCTGTGCTGGACCATTAGGGGCATTTCATATGCTGCGCAATGGCTGTGGCGGTCATGTGACTTTGACATCAACAAGTTCAAGGCTGATTCCAGTGATGTCCCTGTCTCGTCCAGAGCTGAAGCTAGTGGCAAGCTCTGTACAATCTCACCTGAACCAATATGgtgactgtggccttttcatGGCCTGTTCTAGTTTATATCTCATCAAAGCTTCATTGCAGCTAGACATTGATGTGGCAACACTTAGTTCCCTTTATGAAGTGTTTGTCCAAACATTAGACACCTATATGACACTACCTGACAGTGATCTATGGATAAAAGCAGACTTTACAAAACTTGATGTTTTGATAGCATATGTCAGAAGTGTTGTCAGGTCCAAATCTTTTGCAACACTGAATGACCATGAGTGTGAAAACATATCTCAGCTCATAGTCACAGCCTTTGTGGAATCTATTCCTTTGTCACATGTGGTTGCACAAGGTCCTATATCTAATGGTGTCTTTGTTCTTGGTCTAGAAAAAAGGCACATTAAAGAGAGCTGCTTGCACCATGGACTTATTATAGAGTATTCTGAGCTGTCTTCCCTGAAAGGAATAGTACAATTGTCTGTGAAAACTGCTAAAGATTTTGGTGTTGCTGGGGATAAAACCTTAATGAATGTTTGCATCAAAGTGGCCTTAGTTACATGTTCACTGTCAGGGGATTTGGAGGAGATAATTGATGCAGTCTATGAAGTGACACAAAAAAATTGTGATGATCTACAGAACATGATCATGGGTAGAATGATGGCTTTTTCAGAAGAACTTGAAAGGCTGAATGTCGGCCTAGTGCTGTGTCAGAAAGTGATTCACCCAGAATTGAAAACTCTATTCAGTTCAAAAGGAATCTTGTATGTAGAACGTACTGGATTACAGATAATCCCTTACCTGCAAGATCTCACAG gTGCAGAACCCATTGCTTCATTCATCCAAATATCAGGCATTCGTGATAAAATAGGTAAGGTGACAACAGTGGAGCACTTGATTCTGGCAGAGAAGAGTTTCTTACTTTTAACTAGAACCCAATCATCAGTTGTCACTCTAGTTATCTGTGAACAATGGGAAGAGAGATTGTCTGAATTGAAG GCCTCTGTTAGAACAGTTCTAACTGGTCTTCATTCTTTGGTTAAAGTACAGAAACTGTTGCCAGGTGGAGGATGTTGGCAGAGTCACTGTGCTTATCAGTTGAAAAGCAAA ATAACAACTAAAATGAAGGAAATTTCCAAAGAGGTCAGTTGCTCAAATGGTCAAGTTTTGTCTGCATTGTCAGTTTTTTTAGCCAGTCTTCACAACTGGGTCTATGCCATTCACAAAGATCCAGTGCAGCTCCTAGTGGATCCTGTGTCCTATCATTGTTGGAAGCTTCCAGAAACCAGTCTTTCACCACTTTCCTCAGATTATACACACTGCTGCTGTGGGATGAAGTCTGCACCAAAATCTTGTATGGAAAATTTTCCTATTATTCCAAGACATGAAAGTGCATCTTTTCAAAGTGTGGCATTAGATCAACCTgcagaaattataaataattctttacatcCTAAACTTGTGCTTGACAATTACCTTGCATCTAAAGAAGCACTCCTTCGAAGTGTATTTACAGCTGGTCTTGTTCTCTCcatagatacatacatttttgaaaagtattaa